A section of the Centroberyx gerrardi isolate f3 chromosome 8, fCenGer3.hap1.cur.20231027, whole genome shotgun sequence genome encodes:
- the tspan36 gene encoding tetraspanin 36, whose translation MDCGIITSKTVLLLLSLVFWAAGASLTYVGAYVIKSYNNFDNFLEDKYTLIPAAIIISVGVVMFIFGLVGCCATLRESKVGLSFFFLIIMVIFAAEVAALVLGFIYQSRINADLERSMSEVFMNYDGQNSDSRAVDYLQTQLQCCGVDSPSNWTSTPWFSSHNSTVPRSCCKNITNTECTGRLEQPDLLYGSGCKRMLYQLLQDVLSYAMLVILGFAIIKFFGMLSVCVITCKTGNRRSGYQPLHA comes from the exons ATGGACTGCGGAATTATCACGTCCAAGACCGTCCTGCTGCTCCTGAGCCTGGTGTTCTGG GCTGCAGGAGCATCCCTGACCTATGTGGGTGCCTATGTGATCAAAAGCTACAATAACTTTGACAATTTCCTGGAGGACAAGTACACACTGATCCCAGCCGCCATCATTATCAGCGTTGGTGTGGTGATGTTCATCTTTGGTCTGGTGGGATGCTGCGCTACCCTCCGAGAGTCCAAAGTCGGCCTTAGCTTT TTTTTCCTGATCATCATGGTGATCTTTGCAGCTGAAGTGGCTGCTTTGGTGTTAGGCTTCATCTACCAAAGCAGG ATAAACGCTGACCTGGAACGCTCTATGAGTGAAGTCTTCATGAATTACGATGGGCAGAACTCAGACAGCAGAGCTGTGGACTACCTGCAGACTCAG TTGCAGTGCTGTGGTGTTGACTCTCCATCCAACTGGACCTCCACTCCCTGGTTCAGCAGTCACAACAGCACAGTGCCTCGGTCCTGCTGTAAAAACATCACCAACACAGAGTGCACCGGCAGACTGGAACAGCCAGACCTGCTTTACGGATCG ggCTGTAAGAGGATGTTGTATCAGCTCCTTCAGGATGTGTTGAGTTATGCCATGCTGGTGATCCTGGGCTTTGCCATCATCAAG TTCTTTGggatgctgagtgtgtgtgtgatcacctGTAAAACTGGCAACCGGAGGAGCGGCTACCAGCCGCTGCATGCCTGA
- the LOC139917972 gene encoding uncharacterized protein LOC139917972: MSSAAVALPPASPAKSPKRRSKSLKKKTGPTVSDLILKALSASKERGGVSLAALKKALQAGGYDVAKNKARIIIAIRRLVANKALVQTKGTGASGSFKLNKKPPTPRKKKVVVKKKKPRAKKVKRASPKKAAGGAAPAAKKSPKKRRKAKSPKKAKTPAAAKKPKSPRKAKSPKKAKSPKKATRRVAKSTRTRAAAKK; this comes from the coding sequence ATGTCCTCTGCTGCGGTTGCGTTGCCCCCGGCGTCTCCGGCCAAATCTCCCAAGAGGAGATCCAAGTCTCTGAAGAAGAAGACGGGTCCCACGGTGTCCGACCTGATACTGAAGGCGTTGTCTGCGTCCAAAGAGCGCGGCGGCGTGTCCCTGGCGGCCCTGAAGAAGGCTCTGCAGGCCGGCGGATATGATGTGGCGAAGAACAAAGCCAGAATCATCATTGCCATCAGACGCTTGGTGGCCAACAAAGCTCTGGTGCAAACCAAGGGCACCGGGGCCTCGGGATCCTTCAAGCTGAACAAGAAGCCTCCCACACCTCGAAAGAAGAAGGTggtggtgaagaagaagaagccgaGGGCGAAGAAAGTGAAGAGGGCCAGCCCCAAGAAAGCAGCCGGAGGCGCCGCGCCAGCAGCCAAGAAGTCACctaagaaaaggagaaaggcaAAGAGTCCCAAGAAGGCCAAGACACCTGCTGCGGCCAAGAAGCCCAAGAGTCCCAGGAAGGCCAAGAGCCCCAAGAAGGCCAAGAGCCCCAAGAAGGCGACGCGCAGGGT